The stretch of DNA GCTTatagctgctttacactacagttgtgACATTCACcaagtcattcactcactcatccaccCATTCATACATACACAGCAGGTTTTCTATCCCACTATCTATCTTTCACACAGTCaccaggagcaacatggggttaagtgtcttgtccaAGCGCACATCTTATTATTGTataattgtacattttatttcacttttattaaCCAAAAATTGCATTTGAATAATTAGCAGTCATTTTTTTATAGAAACCTGTTGAGTCTGACGATTTAACAGCTTTACCTGCGCGAGTGTTTATGGTTATTGTTATAAATATGTATGATAGTACAAGATTTGCCACTGTCATGTGATGATTTTCATGCCCTTTAAATGACAaatctgtgtatttatatagagcttttcgaGTTTTgcttaaagctgctttacatgacccagttttgccattcacccattcattcattcatccactcactcacccattcatacaTATACAGCACATGTAGGTACAacaatgtggggttaagtgtcttgcccaaggacacaagTTGAgcctagatagatagatagatagatagatagatagatagatatatgatagatagatagatagatagatagatagatttggTTCAAAATAGAAGGAAGTGTGTTTGACTAGGTTGACAACAGTCACGCGCGCGGGCATCACGCGCCCTGTCAGCGCGCGCAAATATAGCAGGAATGGTCTCATCAATAATGCATCGACACTTCATGTTTATGCAATTCTCAAGGAAAGACGCAGTGTCGATGTGGAAGTGCGGCGCGcgcgcgctgctgctgctactgcgcgagctgctgctgctcctgctgcacgAGCCTCCTCTGATCCTCTCACTGACCCGAGCTCACACTTGAGAAGTTCAAATGTTATAGAAGGAGAAGAATAACCACGTACCTGTGTTAAAGCGCCacatctctccccctctctcctcactcTGCTCCATCATGATCGCCGCCCGCAACTGTAcggaaataaaacaacagctgaGCTGCGATATGCAAATGAAACGGCTCCCGCTATGCAATGCAAACCATTCATTATTCATAAATTACTCATGTTTATGCAAATGAGGGCGGGCTATATGCGGAGAACAGTGGTGGGGGGTTGAGTGGCTCCATCTAAACACAGActgagtgattttcttttttgattttttttttttatgctctAAAACGtaaaacatttaacacaacTAGTCATGAACCAGCACTGCACGAATATTTATGAtggaaataagaaaataaatacaaaaaaaaacagacagaggaagCCAATCAGCGAAATAACACAAGCAACATGTCAGCCCAGGAACACATGGGGTCAGGAAGGGTACAAAACAATATAGTAAATACACGTGAAACAGGCCCGTACTCACTGTCACTCATATTTTCACTGTTTATATTGTACaataaacattatattttcacattattttgcctgtttttatttctagtcttatttttctcttgctctcttgtctcatggacatttttgtttttattacaactcaaaatgtataatgttttgcttaaaatgtacaaatatgggacatttaattgtacagtaaaagaaaaagaaaaaaggtcatagatgtcctgaacacaacctcaGTCAGTCCTGGTAAGAATTTATGGACATTTACTGTTACGTATACTTTTCAAGTATTTTCAAGTTTTCTTTTCTATAAATTAGCCTGGCTTAATAATCTACAATGATTTCTACGAGTTGCATTCACCGTTACAGGAAACCTTTCCTGCCTGAAGCTGAAGCCATCACACTATACAATAACTGTCTGACACTTACACCATGTTTACATCACGGTCTCTACCGTTTTCTGACATagtactatctatctatctatctatatatacatacatatatacatatatatatatatgaaacgGGTGTGGTCTCTTACAGTGAGAGAGTGTACTTGTATTTCAAGATTACCGTAATTTCACTGTGCAGTAACCTGAACCATTCAATTGTTAAAAGCAACTTCTGTAAAGTGTATGTCtattaaatatgaaaacagaatgcagacaacaacaacataacaatATACAACATTGCACTTCTTTAGGACACTCTCTGACATTAAcattgaccttgtgaggaccagcaatcctactgaggcagaaccacatttcaggggaactggttaagttcaggTTTAAGGCTTGAATTGCGGGTTATGTTAAGGGATtatctggttatggttaaagttaacGCTTTGTTTATGTTGgttgaaatgaataaaagtcaGTGAGTGTACTTTAAaagacagctgtgtgtgagaaggAGAGAGCATTTGTTGTGCGCAGTGTGTTCCCTTACGTTACGGTAGTCGTCAGAAAATGGCGACGCTGACGTAATAAAGCGGCGACGCGCTCCCCCCGACTTTGTTGTCAAGCTCGGCTTTGAGGGTGAATTCACGCCGGTGAATGGATTTTTatgttgaaaaacacaaacaaacaaagatataAACGGACTCCACAGACTGTGAACTGTCTCCTGCGCTGTCACTGCTCCGTTCAGCCATGTTCCACAACAGCTCGCAGAGGAAATACTGGATCTTCCGGAGTGACGACGAGCTCGAGAACATGCGACGCAGCGCGAACCAGAAATTCCGCAACAAGATACTGGACAGTGGGAAGGTAAGTGTCAGGTGAACGAGTGAATACAGGTGACTGAGTGTGCTTTCACCTCACCTCCTGCTACCCCTtctcccccttctcctcctcctcagagtgCAGTGAGTGAATCCGTATTCCTCGAGCGCCATGAGGAAGACGTTATATTTAAACACTACGAGCGGAGGCTGCTGGACTTCTGCAACGCTTTTAAGCCTGTCATGCCCAAGTCTGTGGTGGTGAGTACACATTAACAACATTATAATCTTCATCAGAACAATATGACTATTGGTTAAGAGGGTTTTTACTTGCTGGTGACAAACCAGGCCCCCCCAACCTGAacccacgtgtgtgtgtgtgtcacctgtgcaGGGTACAGCCATGATGTACTTCAGAAGATTCTACTTGAGTAACTCCATCATGGAGTACCATCCTCGCATTATCATGTAAGTCACTGGTCATTGACATTGATAATGATTTTGGATAGTGTTCACGGTATTTTCACATTCATCTTTAGTGTTGAATATATTATGATACTACAATTTAAGACTACACTACATGAAAACTACTAACTACTAACTTTGCTTTCTCATTGCAGGCTCACGTGTGCGTACCTGTCCTGCAAGGTGGACGAGTTCAATGTGTCCTGCACTCAGTTCGTGGGCAACCTTCTGCAGGAGACCCCGGCGGGTCAGGAGAGAGTCCTGGAGCAGATCCTGGAGTTTGAGCTGCTGCTAATCCAACAGCTCAATTTCCACCTGGTGGTCCACAACCCCTACAGACCCATGGAGGGTCTGCTCATCGACCTCAAGACCAGATACCCCATGCTGGAGAGCCCCGAGTCTCTGAGGAGGAGTGCGGACGAATTCCTGACGCAGGCGTCCATGACGGACGCCGGGCTGCTGTTTCCACCCTCTCAGATCGCACTGACGGCTATTGTGAACAGCGCTTCACGAGCCGGGCTTCACATGGAGAGGTGGGTCATTTGTGCGGTGTCTGACCTTTTAAAAGAAGGTGCTTAAAAGTGTCATAGACCAGTTTGtttgcagcctttgcaattaGCCAATTGTAGTGTTTCGAAGTTATATTGTAGTTTTACAACAAATACTTCAGTTCAATAAAAAAGGCTGTGAGGGTCATaattgcagtttgttttttttaattttccagcTACCTGACAGAATGCTTAGGGCTGAAGGAGGACATCTCAAAGATGTACGACTCCATGAGACGTGAgtacaaaataaagaaatatgcaCCTTTAATTTGTCACCACAAGGTGGCGATATTAACCTACAACTTTGTCCATCCAGGGATGAAAACCTTGCTGAAGAAGTATGAACTTCCCAAACTGGAGGAGGTGAACTCTTACAAACCGAAGCTGGAGAGAATTCATGCTGAATTTGCCACGGCGAGCAAGTaaggaggaggggaagggaCTTATTCTAACAGGATCATTTAAGagatttataaatatattcCCACACACCCACAAGTGATCCACTCCAGGTTTTCACTGTCATAAGTTCGGAACAGTTTTATTGAAGCCAGGTTGTCGTATCTAAGATGCAAAAGGTTCAAGGTTCAGTATcaggtagaaaaataaaaaggaacacatcatcatcatcatcatcatcatcatcagctgtatgaaatacagagagaggaagaacaaCAGCACACCACATTCCTAAATACACCATCCATACCTTGAAGCACAGCTGATATTGGTATTGCTGATGAGGAGATTCTCAGGCgtgttgttcttttttcttttttttccccgcgCATCTGTCACAGGCGTCGTTTGTTTAACACTTGGCGGGGTCGGTCGGTGAGGTCCGTGGTATCTTTTTAATAAGTGCAGCGACAGTAAACACTATGACAGGCACAGATTCAGACTTTTTGCGGCTGCTCGGATCATCAGGAGGCACACGAGGCCAAAaacccttttctttttgaaacgACCTGGAGGTGCTTGGCATGACTTCTCGGGATGAATCTACGCGACGACGGTCGGTGCTGTGGTGAACTGAAACGACACTGCAAAGTGGACGAAAGCTATCGAGTGATGCTTGTTGAGagcagcatatacagtatgtaggcCCACGCGttattaagaaaagaaaaaaaaaaggatccatTCAAGGTTTTTAAACACATGCACTGCAAAGTTTTACACTTATCTCCTCTACAAATGCTTAAGACTATCCTCCTCACTTCTGTTCAAGCTAGATCATACAAAACACGCTTTTAATGCCTATACAAGCCTAAGTACATATCAAACAACGCAGTAAATGTAGAAATGAAGCAGGTAGGTGGTTCCCGTGTATACAAAGGTGGGATGGCGCACAGAGAGGAAGTTAAGGCTCgtgttggagagagagagagagagagagaggtgctaCGTTTAAATTTCCCTGATGACGGCAGAAAAACGCTACTTTAATGCTTTGGATCGCTTCCCGTCGTACGCccgtttccccccccccccccacaagtCTTGTCCAAGGAGAGCAGTGGCTGAGCTCCATGCAGCCTTCAGAAGAAGTCCAAACATCTCTCCAGTTCACTGTATCTCAGgtcctcatatatatatatgacgagGCTTTTATCAGTTCTCGGGAAGGGCTTTGGAAGGACAGTATTCAGATATGCAGCAGGTGGTTTCCCACGGAGAACAGCCATTTTCTTGTTGGAACTGCCAGGAATCTTGGCCACATGCTTTTATAAATACAATCAAGACTCGAGTCTTCGGGTCGTGCGGCAAACGGGACGAGGCCTCCCTTCACTTTGGCCGAGTGCGTGGTCTCGACTGCCACGGTTTTCTCTCGGGGTGGAGATCCCGTACAACTCACATTACTTGGATGGCGGCGGCCAGAGACATGATGGTGCACTCTGTCCTGTAAGATAAAGGGCACACGCTAACAAATCAGTGAATTATGTTAGAATACTTTTCCGAGACATGGGCAAAACTAAAGACTACGGGATGGTGATCATGAAGGTGTAGCAGACACGAGATGTGTTGATAATGAACTTctaaacacttaaaaacagaGTTCACCAACAATCACAGCTTTCAAATACAATGTGGATCTGACAAACCTTGAAAACTTCAAATATCTGTCTTTCAGCAAACGTAAGAGAGGATACGAAGACGACGGCCACGTCTCAAAAGAACCACGCTTGGTAGAAGAGGTGAGAGGAGTAGCTACAGTGTATATGACTTATTGATTTAACATCAGCTTAAACCTGTGTTTTATTCCAGGAATGGACGGATGAAGACCTGGTATGAGCTCCAGGGTTGTGGAATCAAACAAGTATTTACTTTTCTACATGACACTGCAGCCAATCATGAGTTTCCCCTTTGTTGTGCAGtaagaataaagatatttttctACAAAACGGTGAAAATAGTCGTCTTAATTAACAAGGCCATGGTCAGGGGACAATGAAGGACTCGGTCTACTTTACAAAAACTGTTTAATAAGTGCATGCATGTCTCATACAGTCTGTactattccaaaaaaaaaaaaaaaaattacttttgtaaacactttcattttactTGGTTTCTCTGATTATGCATGTCGTCTGGCATTCAGAAGTTTTCCAAAAAGGAcaacaaaataatcacaaaatagCTGACACAAACGcagggagaaacaaaaacaaacaaaaagaaaagattcaGCTCATCTCTCTCTTATATACTCATGATTCCAGCAAGAGAATTTATTCTTAATATAAAATAACCATACTTTTTCTGAAAGACTTTGTTCCGATCTAGAAaccaaagaaagacaaagagggggaggaaaaaaacacaaacaaataaagacagaaatgcTAGTTTCAGCACTTTTGCGAGCATAATTGtcacaactttaaaataaatcagtcaCTAATTACAGTATAAAAAGCATCATTGCTCACAATCCAGTTaccagaaaaaaagggggggggggggaccaaaAAGAACAAACTTCTTCATGTCAGTTTCCTCATACTAAGCCAGAACGGGGGGGGGGATCGGGGGCACTTTGGCAACCTGTGCTATCCAAACACAAAGTGGGTACAAAGAAAGCTCTTCTGAAATCGTTATATTTGGCCCTCGTGATGAAGGGAATGAAATGTACCCAAGTCCGTTTCATGAACACAGTTTatgaaggaaataaaaagaaaagaatgcattttcTTGTGCATACAGCTCTCAGTCACTGGcgcaagttttttttcttttatgttttaaatactgCATCAGTTGTACTCAGCCGCTGTTGTTGCATAGCTCTCTTGTGGTGAACGGGACAAGATGGCGGGTGGGTGTGGGGATGGAGCAGGACGACCGGAGGAGGACATGATGGGATGGTGGTGCCATGGTGATGAGGGGGGTAGAACATGCTCGGCCTCCTCTGTGCTGCACTCCGGCGGAGGAGACTTGACGGAGGGATGGGAGGATGAGAGTAgtgggaggggaggaggagtgCAGTACTACCTGTTGCTGTTGGACATGGCGTACTGAGCCTGCTTCTGCTGGAGGAGCTCTGTGATGGCCAGCAGCTTTTTCAACACATGCtgtggagaagagaggagaggagagggaagttAGACATTCCACATTCCCGCTAGTGCAGAGATCTGCCGACAGAGTG from Solea solea chromosome 8, fSolSol10.1, whole genome shotgun sequence encodes:
- the ccnh gene encoding cyclin-H gives rise to the protein MFHNSSQRKYWIFRSDDELENMRRSANQKFRNKILDSGKSAVSESVFLERHEEDVIFKHYERRLLDFCNAFKPVMPKSVVGTAMMYFRRFYLSNSIMEYHPRIIMLTCAYLSCKVDEFNVSCTQFVGNLLQETPAGQERVLEQILEFELLLIQQLNFHLVVHNPYRPMEGLLIDLKTRYPMLESPESLRRSADEFLTQASMTDAGLLFPPSQIALTAIVNSASRAGLHMESYLTECLGLKEDISKMYDSMRRMKTLLKKYELPKLEEVNSYKPKLERIHAEFATASNKRKRGYEDDGHVSKEPRLVEEEWTDEDLV